A region of Paenibacillus sp. JNUCC-31 DNA encodes the following proteins:
- a CDS encoding GbsR/MarR family transcriptional regulator, translating into MGLDHLEEEQQATVLRIRKRVIEAIGRNMDLYGVTLSTGHLYGLLFFADKPMTLDDMGREMEMSKTSMSTGVRTLLDLKMVNKVWSKGSRKDLYEVEYDWHQTFTDYFVIKWRKAVESNLQVLRKSVDELNRLISDLDEQADAELLHILMEDKHKVLQAEAYYKWLDRLIDTMEDEEIYKLVPKEEIKEH; encoded by the coding sequence ATGGGCTTGGACCATTTAGAAGAGGAACAGCAAGCAACCGTTCTCAGAATCCGTAAACGCGTCATTGAAGCCATTGGACGTAATATGGATCTCTACGGAGTTACGCTGTCCACGGGACACTTATATGGATTGCTTTTTTTTGCAGACAAACCAATGACCCTTGACGATATGGGCCGGGAAATGGAAATGAGCAAAACGAGCATGAGTACCGGCGTACGCACACTGCTGGATCTAAAAATGGTGAATAAAGTATGGAGCAAAGGCTCCCGGAAAGACCTATATGAAGTGGAGTATGACTGGCATCAGACGTTTACGGATTATTTCGTGATTAAATGGAGAAAAGCCGTGGAGAGTAACCTGCAGGTACTGCGCAAATCCGTTGATGAATTGAATCGTTTGATTTCTGACCTGGATGAACAAGCAGATGCTGAACTTCTTCACATTCTTATGGAGGACAAGCATAAAGTCCTTCAAGCAGAAGCCTATTACAAATGGTTAGACCGATTGATAGATACCATGGAAGATGAAGAAATATACAAGCTGGTTCCGAAGGAAGAAATTAAGGAACATTAA
- a CDS encoding DUF5050 domain-containing protein, with product MNKWSSRVQRTICALLLFTLLAATTLGGGNAAQAASLSQSTVYYDSDGVLYKVSGDGSNTTEVLLDFEGVDLVEAGSYLYYTQSKSSTTLLRVPNDGSRDSAETYATEVLNYFSDNGFIYYMDTKGAIYRANGDSEASTAKKIADKADTDFPLLTVTKGRVYYNALVNGNTWIVSKASNGSGAVQRIAAGAVEGRYFMHPAKNELQLMVNTDPYEQVYSTNAVVMYKVNYNTGKATAVNPKAKLDVNAVYSGGWGNNLYVYNKGIKLDSNKDYNYAIGKAYALTASGKTLQVHSKSIREVDALGTDKMIIVDANKKAYAKTISGNKISKSANLNLSNVSYVGNQFTNGTPTMAYISGTNGLYSVNPSLKVTKLAGDEWDTFQFMADVPGMFYINANDLYRLYHVQANGTGKKSLSDVFLDDILLVTPN from the coding sequence ATGAACAAATGGTCCTCACGGGTGCAGCGTACCATCTGCGCCTTGCTGCTGTTTACGTTGCTGGCAGCAACGACACTGGGAGGCGGGAACGCCGCGCAAGCAGCCTCGCTCAGCCAATCTACTGTGTATTATGACTCCGATGGGGTATTGTACAAAGTATCCGGTGACGGAAGTAACACTACTGAAGTCTTGCTGGATTTCGAAGGGGTTGACCTTGTCGAGGCAGGCTCTTACCTCTACTACACACAATCCAAATCGTCCACAACATTGCTTCGCGTCCCAAATGACGGATCACGTGATTCAGCTGAAACGTATGCTACAGAGGTGTTAAACTACTTTTCAGACAACGGGTTCATCTATTATATGGACACCAAAGGTGCCATTTATCGCGCGAACGGTGACAGCGAGGCTTCGACTGCCAAAAAAATTGCTGACAAAGCGGATACAGATTTTCCGCTCCTCACTGTAACGAAAGGCCGAGTATACTATAACGCGCTCGTTAACGGAAATACCTGGATCGTTTCCAAAGCATCCAATGGCAGCGGAGCCGTACAGCGGATTGCTGCAGGCGCAGTAGAAGGTCGTTATTTTATGCACCCAGCCAAAAATGAGCTTCAACTCATGGTCAATACCGACCCGTATGAACAGGTATATTCCACCAATGCTGTTGTGATGTATAAAGTTAACTACAACACAGGCAAAGCCACAGCTGTTAACCCAAAAGCAAAGCTCGATGTCAACGCAGTTTATTCTGGTGGCTGGGGCAATAACCTTTATGTGTATAACAAAGGCATCAAGTTGGACAGCAACAAGGACTATAACTATGCAATTGGCAAAGCCTATGCATTGACCGCTTCAGGCAAGACGCTCCAGGTCCACAGCAAGAGCATTCGGGAAGTGGACGCATTAGGTACAGATAAAATGATTATTGTGGATGCTAATAAAAAGGCATACGCCAAAACCATTTCTGGCAACAAGATATCTAAATCTGCCAATCTGAATCTGAGTAATGTCAGCTATGTGGGCAATCAATTCACCAATGGCACACCAACAATGGCATACATATCGGGCACCAATGGCCTCTACTCCGTTAACCCCTCTCTCAAAGTAACCAAGCTTGCGGGAGATGAATGGGATACATTCCAGTTCATGGCGGATGTTCCGGGAATGTTCTACATCAACGCAAATGATTTGTACCGTTTGTATCACGTCCAAGCGAATGGTACAGGCAAAAAGTCGCTTAGTGATGTTTTCCTGGACGATATCCTGTTGGTAACACCTAACTAA
- a CDS encoding ABC transporter permease subunit, with the protein MNNRQAIRALVRKDIQAITASVQLWLPMLIVPLIIGIIMPAVLLWTASRMELRSLGNMSFLLDTLDTLTHSGQIPRLVSMPTDNHRIVYYLGLYMFAPLFLIIPVMASSILTANSFAGEKERKTLEGLLFTPMSMETLFKGKVLAALIPSLLLSWTTFIIYGIIANILMYPMFGKWMFPNLNWIILVLWVVPACSLVVILFNVLISAKVRGFQEAYQLGGLVVIPLLALIAGQASGMLLISPFMLLLIGAVLLLISFALLRLVTLWNSRQQLAESQI; encoded by the coding sequence ATGAATAACCGCCAAGCCATACGTGCACTTGTACGTAAAGACATTCAAGCCATCACAGCCAGTGTTCAGCTCTGGTTGCCCATGTTGATCGTTCCATTGATTATCGGTATCATCATGCCCGCGGTACTTCTGTGGACAGCCTCAAGGATGGAACTTCGTTCCCTGGGCAATATGAGCTTCCTGCTTGATACACTGGATACCTTAACCCATTCCGGCCAGATCCCCCGGCTCGTTTCCATGCCCACGGATAACCATCGTATTGTCTATTATCTGGGCTTGTACATGTTTGCCCCGTTGTTTCTCATCATTCCGGTGATGGCATCCAGCATTCTGACGGCGAACAGCTTTGCAGGTGAGAAGGAACGAAAGACACTGGAAGGTCTTCTGTTCACACCGATGAGTATGGAAACGTTGTTCAAAGGAAAAGTGCTGGCTGCTCTCATTCCTTCCCTGTTGTTATCCTGGACTACATTCATCATCTACGGAATCATTGCCAATATCCTGATGTACCCGATGTTTGGGAAATGGATGTTCCCCAATCTGAACTGGATCATTCTCGTTCTCTGGGTGGTTCCGGCATGCAGTCTCGTGGTCATTTTGTTTAATGTATTGATTTCGGCCAAGGTTCGTGGATTCCAGGAAGCCTATCAACTGGGTGGATTAGTGGTCATTCCGTTGCTTGCACTGATTGCCGGTCAGGCGAGCGGCATGCTGCTAATTAGTCCATTCATGCTGCTCCTGATTGGAGCGGTGCTTCTGCTCATCAGTTTCGCTCTGCTTCGTCTGGTCACCTTGTGGAACAGCCGGCAGCAGCTGGCAGAAAGTCAGATTTAA
- a CDS encoding ABC transporter ATP-binding protein: protein MYMIEVRNISKQFKVHQALNDVSFKVEKGSVTGLIGPNGSGKTTLIRIMNGVLGASGGQVRINGLDPFLETENVLALCGTLTEQSGLYENMSGRDNLIFFAEAFGVQHAKARIDELVDLFELQDYQHRKVGTYSTGMKKRVGLARVLLHRPSILFLDEPTNGLDPDGIQMVLRIIRRLNQEENMTILVSSHVLSQLSAVCDRYIFMEKGRKVEEGSEQEIVNRYLTTPRIEVEATIPNGWLSLTEYMPEVISTYKAIFQLQSRDEIPVLLRRLTECGQVYQARILGSDLESIYFAIREAHHHE from the coding sequence ATGTACATGATTGAAGTTCGCAACATTTCCAAGCAATTTAAAGTGCATCAGGCACTGAACGATGTCAGCTTTAAGGTTGAAAAAGGGAGCGTTACCGGGCTGATTGGGCCCAACGGCTCGGGCAAAACCACCCTGATCCGCATCATGAACGGTGTTCTTGGCGCTTCGGGTGGACAAGTGAGAATTAACGGCCTTGATCCCTTCCTTGAGACGGAGAACGTACTAGCCTTATGTGGCACACTAACCGAACAGAGCGGATTGTATGAAAATATGAGCGGACGTGACAACCTGATCTTTTTCGCTGAAGCTTTCGGTGTACAACATGCCAAAGCACGAATCGACGAACTCGTGGATCTGTTCGAATTGCAGGATTATCAGCATCGGAAAGTCGGCACCTACAGCACAGGCATGAAAAAACGTGTAGGTCTTGCGCGGGTGCTGCTGCATCGCCCTTCCATCCTCTTTCTGGATGAGCCGACCAACGGACTTGACCCTGACGGAATCCAGATGGTACTCCGTATCATTCGTCGACTGAACCAGGAGGAAAACATGACCATCCTCGTTTCGTCTCACGTGCTGTCCCAGCTCTCGGCCGTGTGTGATCGGTATATTTTTATGGAAAAAGGTCGCAAAGTGGAAGAAGGTTCGGAGCAGGAGATTGTGAACCGTTATCTGACCACACCACGAATTGAAGTTGAAGCGACCATACCGAACGGCTGGCTGTCCTTAACAGAATATATGCCGGAAGTGATCTCCACATATAAAGCGATATTTCAGCTCCAATCCCGGGATGAGATTCCAGTTCTGCTGCGGAGATTAACAGAGTGCGGACAAGTCTATCAGGCACGAATCTTGGGCAGTGATCTGGAAAGTATTTATTTTGCTATTAGGGAGGCACACCATCATGAATAA